Within the Deinococcota bacterium genome, the region CGCTTTACCGCGCGCCGGATGGTATCCAGGTTGTGCAGGACCATGCCCACCTGAAAGTCGGCCAGGAGGGCGACCGTCTTGCCCTCCCAGGCGGGCGGCAGGCCGGGCAGCGCCACCTCGTGCCGCGTCTCGGTGAGGCGGTAGGGTTCGATGGCCACAGCCCAAAGGACGAGGGCCAGAATCAGCGCGAGGAAGGCGAGGAGGAGCGTGAGCGCCATAGCCGAGCATAACGCATCAGCGCAGAGGACAGGTTGTCGGTCAGCGACCGCACGCCCTTGTGCCGGGACTCCAGCCAGGAGCGACCGCTAGGACGGACGCAAGTAGGCGACCGTGACGCCGTGGCCGCCTTCAAAGGGCACCGCGTCCTCGAATCTCTCGACGAGCCTTTCGGTCTTTAAGTAATTTCTGACCGCGTCGCGCAGGGCGCCCGTGCCCTTGCCGTGGAGGATGCGCACCGGGCCGGCCTTGACGGCGTGGGCCTCCTGGATGAAGTCGCGTATCCTCTCGAGCGCCGCCTCCACCCGCTCCCCGCGCACGTTGAGTTCAGTCTCGAAGCGCACCGGCGCGGCAAAGGTGACGCTCCTGCTTTGGGCAGCGCCGCCTCTAGCGTAGGCTCCGGACGTGACCGCAGGCTCAGGGTCCTTTACAAGCCTCACCTCGCGCCGCGGCACGGTGACCTTTAAGAGGCCGAGCTGCACCACCACCTCGTCGCCGCGCAACTCGGTGATGGGACCCTGGGCGCCATAGGACTCGACCCGCACCACCGTGCCCGGTCCCAAGACCGCCTTGGTCGCCGGCTTGGGCTTGGGGGCCTTGGCCCTCACGTCCTGACGCAGGCGCATGAGGTCGCCCAAAGCCTGCGAGCGCCCCTCCGGGTCGCTGGTGGCGGTGCGCCTCAGCTGTTTGGCGCGCTCCAGGGTCTCCTGCAGCATCTCCTCGGCACGGCTGGCGGCGGCGGCGAGGACCTCCTCCTCGCGGCCCCGCAAGGTGTCGATCTGGGCGCGCAGGAGCTCGGCTTCCCTGACGGCCTGGGCCCGGGCGGCCTGGGCCTCGTCCCGCTCGCGGCCAAGCGCCTCGCGCTCGCGCTCCAAGGTGACGAGGAGCGACTCGAGTTCGGCTCCCTCCTCGCCCAGCAGCTCGGCGGCGCGGCCGAGGAGGTCGGCGGGCAAGCCCAGCCGCTCGGCGATGGCGAGAGCGTAAGAGCGGCCCGGCTGGCCGACCACCAGCTCGAAGCGCGGGCGCAGCGCCTCCACGTCGAAGCTCATCGAGGCGTTGACCACCCCCGGCGTCTCTGAGGCGAAGACCTTGAGGGGCGACAGGTGGGTGGTGATGAGGCCCCTCGCGCCACTCGCCAGGAGCCGTTCCAAGACCGCCTGCGACAAGGCCGCGCCCTCGGCCGGGTCGGTGCCCGAACCCAATTCGTCGATGAGCACCAACACCGTGGGGTCGGCCTGCTCGACGATGGCCTTGAGGTTTTGAAGGTGCCCGGCGTAGGTCGACAGGCTGGCCTCGATACTCTGCTCGTCGCCGATGTCGCTGAGGAGCGCCGCGCACTCGGGCAGGGTCGGCGGCGTCTCGCTGCTGGCCGC harbors:
- a CDS encoding endonuclease MutS2, translating into MKVSETTLNKLDFARVRSALAERAGSRLGVERAEALRPLGDRFAAELAWQRVAEARYGPELALGGVHDIRPLVSRVRDGSMLDGREILEIAYTMDAAGTIKRSILAAERPALSALASRMSSFDGALRLVREQLDTDGNVRDDATPKLRDIRRRLNPLRGRIRERLTELLARYADAVQDPIITLRRDRYVIPIKASSQSKVPGIVLDSSDSGATVFMEPQAVVPMNNELAILELEERDEVRRILIALAQRLAFEPGLEETLMVLGELDLVAASARLARDWELAEPAINDRGRLRLVGARHPLIAGCVPNTFELDEDKRLLIVTGPNMGGKTVSLKTLGLAVIMAHSGLFVAASSETPPTLPECAALLSDIGDEQSIEASLSTYAGHLQNLKAIVEQADPTVLVLIDELGSGTDPAEGAALSQAVLERLLASGARGLITTHLSPLKVFASETPGVVNASMSFDVEALRPRFELVVGQPGRSYALAIAERLGLPADLLGRAAELLGEEGAELESLLVTLEREREALGRERDEAQAARAQAVREAELLRAQIDTLRGREEEVLAAAASRAEEMLQETLERAKQLRRTATSDPEGRSQALGDLMRLRQDVRAKAPKPKPATKAVLGPGTVVRVESYGAQGPITELRGDEVVVQLGLLKVTVPRREVRLVKDPEPAVTSGAYARGGAAQSRSVTFAAPVRFETELNVRGERVEAALERIRDFIQEAHAVKAGPVRILHGKGTGALRDAVRNYLKTERLVERFEDAVPFEGGHGVTVAYLRPS